A stretch of the Pelodiscus sinensis isolate JC-2024 chromosome 8, ASM4963464v1, whole genome shotgun sequence genome encodes the following:
- the LOC102459847 gene encoding cytochrome P450 2H2-like codes for MEPLGATTVFLVICVSCLLFLSAWRKTPRKGKLPPGPVAFPIIGNMLQLTKTNLPQHVLELSRTYGPIFTIYLGSERVVVLHGYEILKETLIGLADEFSARGRMPLFEKMATESGIVFSNGERWKQLRRFILTSLRNFGMGKKSIEERILEETRFLMERLRNTHGRPFDPTLFLTHAVSNIICSIIFGDRFDYEDQKFVTLINIIEENVNLQRSRWTALYNFFPTVMDYVPGPHHKLFKNAEKFRKFVLERVNMHKPSLDPNCPRDFIDAFLIKMQEEQKNDQSNFSMGSLLRSTVELFSAGTGTTSVTLLFGLLILLKYPEIEEKVHKEIDRVIGRSRSPCMADRSQMPYTDAVIHEIQRYINLVPLSLPHAVTRDVHIRQYLIPKDTTIFPALNSVLYDSKEFPNPEQFKPEHFLDENGAFKKSDYFVPFSAGKRICVGEGLARMELFLILTVILQNFTLKPVVDLKDIDITPVTTFVSNGPKSYQLCVLPR; via the exons ATGGAACCGCTAGGAGCAACCACGGTGTTCCTGGTCATTTGTGTctcttgccttctcttcctcTCTGCGTGGAGAAAGACGCCTCGAAAGGGGAAGCTGCCGCCCGGCCCTGTGGCTTTTCCCATCATTGGGAACATGCTGCAGCTCACGAAGACAAATTTGCCCCAGCATGTACTGGAG CTCAGTAGAACGTACGGCCCGATTTTCACGATCTACTTGGGCTCCGAGCGGGTTGTAGTGCTGCATGGATATGAGATTCTGAAGGAAACTCTGATCGGCCTTGCAGATGAGTTCAGTGCAAGAGGACGGAtgccattatttgaaaaaatgGCCACTGAATCAG GTATTGTTTTCAGCAATGGGGAACGGTGGAAGCAGCTCCGGCGATTTATCCTCACTAGCCTGAGAAATTTTGGGATGGGGAAGAAAAGCATTGAGGAGCGGATCCTTGAGGAAACCCGTTTTCTGATGGAAAGACTCAGAAACACGCACG GGCGGCCCTTTGACCCCACCCTCTTCCTCACCCATGCCGTGTCCAACATCATCTGCTCCATCATCTTCGGGGACCGGTTTGACTATGAAGATCAGAAATTTGTCACTTTAATCAACATCATAGAGGAAAATGTCAATCTTCAGCGCTCTCGCTGGACAGCC CTGTATAATTTTTTCCCGACTGTCATGGATTACGTCCCTGGGCCTCACCACAAGCTGTTTAAAAATGCTGAGAAGTTCAGAAAGTTTGTTCTGGAGAGGGTGAACATGCATAAACCGTCCCTGGATCCCAATTGCCCTCGAGACTTCATTGACGCTTTCCTCATCAAAATGCAAGAG GAGCAAAAGAATGACCAGTCCAACTTCAGCATGGGAAGTTTACTACGAAGCACAGTAGAGCTCTTTAGCGCCGGAACAGGGACAACCAGCGTCACTCTACTCTTTGGGCTCCTGATTCTTCTGAAATACCCAGAAATAGAAG AGAAAGTTCACAAAGAGATTGACCGGGTGATTGGGCGAAGCCGAAGCCCCTGCATGGCGGATCGAAGCCAGATGCCCTACACAGATGCCGTGATACATGAAATCCAGAGATACATCAATCTTGTCCCATTAAGTTTGCCACATGCTGTGACTAGAGATGTTCATATCAGACAGTATCTTATTCCCAAG GACACCACCATATTCCCTGCATTGAATTCGGTTCTATATGACAGCAAGGAATTTCCTAATCCAGAGCAGTTCAAACCGGAACACTTCTTGGATGAAAACGGTGCCTTTAAGAAGAGTGACTACTTCGTGCCTTTTTCTGCAG GGAAACGGATTTGTGTGGGAGAAGGCCTGGCTCGGATGGAGCTCTTTTTGATACTGACCGTGATCTTGCAGAACTTCACCTTGAAACCCGTTGTTGACCTCAAAGACATTGATATTACTCCAGTAACGACTTTTGTATCAAATGGACCAAAGTCataccagctctgtgttcttcCTCGATAA